Proteins co-encoded in one Gracilimonas sediminicola genomic window:
- a CDS encoding glycosyltransferase, whose amino-acid sequence MDILLYIAATYIGFTVFVFVRNWFEFRSLSKQSPSTFKAGDAPLVSICIPARNEETVIEHCVTSALKQDYPNFEVLVLDDNSTDQTTEILDKLSGIINNLHHLKGLSKPDDWLGKPWACHQLSEHAKGSYLLFIDADAWLEEDAVSKAVQALQTSDVITVWPKQQVVSFWEKLIIPMIYYGLYTLLPAKYVEQNPRWLPRNLRQKMAPQFAAACGQFIAFNKKAYSAIGGHSSVKQEIVEDVELAKTIKRHGFSITMFDGVGTVNCRMYRSHKEIFEGLRKNFFVGFGRNVPLFLFMASMQFIVFVVPFLALFSGDPGSQQLAAILIGIFIIQRWLLDFRFGWNPIVSLLQPVTILWYEVLGIRCLWDYFTGKRARWKGREVG is encoded by the coding sequence ATGGACATACTTCTTTACATCGCAGCTACTTATATCGGTTTTACGGTTTTTGTTTTTGTACGAAACTGGTTTGAATTCCGCTCCCTTTCAAAACAGTCTCCCTCAACATTTAAAGCAGGTGATGCACCGTTGGTAAGCATTTGCATTCCCGCACGCAACGAAGAGACGGTTATAGAACATTGTGTCACTTCGGCCCTGAAACAGGATTATCCAAACTTTGAGGTGCTGGTGCTTGACGACAACTCCACCGACCAAACCACGGAGATACTGGACAAGCTAAGCGGAATCATTAACAACCTGCACCACCTGAAAGGCCTGTCAAAACCTGATGACTGGCTGGGGAAACCCTGGGCTTGTCATCAGTTGAGCGAGCACGCAAAGGGTTCTTACCTGCTCTTTATCGATGCCGATGCGTGGCTGGAAGAAGATGCGGTCTCAAAAGCTGTTCAGGCCCTTCAAACATCCGATGTAATCACCGTTTGGCCCAAACAGCAAGTGGTCAGCTTCTGGGAAAAGCTGATTATCCCGATGATTTACTACGGACTCTATACCCTGTTGCCTGCAAAGTATGTAGAACAAAATCCCCGATGGCTTCCCAGGAATCTTCGCCAGAAAATGGCCCCTCAATTTGCAGCCGCCTGTGGACAGTTTATCGCCTTCAATAAAAAAGCCTACTCGGCGATTGGCGGACATTCATCCGTAAAACAAGAAATTGTGGAGGATGTGGAGCTGGCAAAAACCATAAAGCGCCACGGCTTCTCTATCACTATGTTTGACGGGGTTGGAACGGTGAATTGCCGGATGTATCGCTCTCATAAAGAAATATTTGAAGGACTCCGCAAGAATTTCTTTGTGGGTTTTGGCAGAAACGTCCCCCTCTTCCTCTTCATGGCTTCAATGCAGTTCATCGTATTTGTAGTCCCGTTTTTGGCTTTGTTCTCCGGAGATCCCGGCTCTCAACAACTCGCAGCCATCCTGATTGGAATTTTTATCATTCAGCGATGGCTTCTTGATTTCAGGTTTGGCTGGAATCCAATTGTGAGCCTTTTGCAGCCTGTAACCATACTTTGGTATGAAGTGCTTGGCATTCGGTGCTTATGGGACTACTTTACCGGAAAAAGAGCCCGCTGGAAAGGCCGCGAAGTCGGTTAA
- a CDS encoding lysophospholipid acyltransferase family protein, whose product MNFIPADESRFFIWFFDRYTRWSLKRRFKQLWIKQEYHPEPDSRTVYFLNHNLWWDGLIPLYLNESLFHQQARALMEDKQMQQYTFFSKIGAFSINLENPKASIQSLRYAVKSLERENSCLFIYPEGTITPASDSAPDFKGGLAWLYTKTENIDYVPIHIYAHFLRSSKPELYLSIGESVDHDKSMSRNELTSLFEADIQRLNERTRLVAGFSDEGFEPQF is encoded by the coding sequence TTGAATTTCATCCCCGCTGACGAATCCCGCTTTTTCATCTGGTTTTTTGACCGTTACACCCGCTGGTCTCTTAAACGAAGGTTCAAACAACTCTGGATTAAGCAGGAATACCATCCTGAACCCGACTCCCGCACTGTTTATTTCTTGAACCACAACCTCTGGTGGGACGGACTGATCCCTCTTTACCTAAACGAGAGTCTCTTTCATCAACAAGCGCGGGCCCTGATGGAAGACAAGCAGATGCAGCAGTACACGTTTTTTAGCAAGATCGGGGCTTTCTCGATTAACCTGGAAAACCCGAAGGCATCAATTCAATCGCTGCGCTATGCCGTAAAGTCTCTGGAACGAGAAAATTCCTGCCTGTTTATTTACCCGGAAGGAACCATTACTCCGGCTTCAGATTCAGCTCCTGATTTCAAAGGTGGCCTGGCCTGGCTGTACACTAAAACGGAGAATATTGACTACGTTCCCATCCATATTTACGCTCATTTTCTCCGAAGCAGCAAACCGGAGCTTTATTTATCAATAGGAGAATCAGTTGATCATGATAAGTCAATGAGCAGAAATGAATTAACATCTCTTTTTGAAGCAGATATTCAGCGTTTAAATGAGCGAACCAGGCTTGTTGCCGGATTTTCAGACGAAGGCTTCGAACCGCAATTTTAG